A stretch of Bos indicus isolate NIAB-ARS_2022 breed Sahiwal x Tharparkar chromosome 24, NIAB-ARS_B.indTharparkar_mat_pri_1.0, whole genome shotgun sequence DNA encodes these proteins:
- the YES1 gene encoding tyrosine-protein kinase Yes produces MGCIKSKENKSPSIKYRPENTPEPVSTGVGHYGGEHAVVAPTSSTKSTSANFSSLSMTPFGGSSAVTPFGGASSSFSVVPSSYPAGLTGGVTIFVALYDYEARTTEDLSFKKGERFQIINNTEGDWWEARSIATGKNGYIPSNYVAPADSIQAEEWYFGKMGRKDAERLLLNPGNQRGIFLVRESETTKGAYSLSIRDWDEVRGDNVKHYKIRKLDNGGYYITTRAQFDTLQKLVKHYTEHADGLCHKLTTVCPTVKPQTQGLAKDAWEIPRESLRLEVKLGQGCFGEVWMGTWNGTTKVAIKTLKPGTMMPEAFLQEAQIMKKLRHDKLVPLYAVVSEEPIYIVTEFMSKGSLLDFLKEGDGKYLKLPQLVDMAAQIADGMAYIERMNYIHRDLRAANILVGENLVCKIADFGLARLIEDNEYTARQGAKFPIKWTAPEAALYGRFTIKSDVWSFGILQTELVTKGRVPYPGMVNREVLEQVERGYRMPCPQGCPESLHELMNLCWKKDPDERPTFEYIQSFLEDYFTATEPQYQPGENL; encoded by the exons ATGGGCTGCATTAAAAGTAAAGAGAACAAAAGTCCATCCATTAAATATAGACCAGAAAACACGCCAGAGCCAGTCAGCACAGGAGTAGGCCATTATGGAGGAGAACACGCTGTGGTGGCACCAACATCCTCCACGAAGAGCACATCTGCCAATTTCAGCAGCCTCTCCATGACGCCATTCGGAGGGTCCTCGGCGGTGACACCTTTTGGAGGAGCATCTTCCTCTTTTTCAGTGGTGCCAAGTTCATATCCTGCTGGTTTAACAG GTGGTGTTACTATATTTGTGGCCTTATATGATTATGAAGCTAGAACTACAGAAGACCTTTCATTTAAGAAAGGTGAAAGATTTCAAATAATTAACAACAC GGAAGGAGACTGGTGGGAGGCGAGATCAATCGCTACAGGAAAGAACGGCTACATCCCAAGCAATTACGTAGCCCCGGCGGATTCCATTCAGGCTGAAGA ATGGTATTTTGGCAAAATGGGGAGAAAAGATGCGGAAAGATTACTTCTGAATCCTGGGAATCAGCGAGGTATTTTCTTAGTAAGAGAGAGTGAAACTACTAAAG GTGCTTACTCCCTCTCTATTCGGGACTGGGATGAGGTGAGGGGTGACAATGTGAAGCACTACAAAATTAGGAAACTTGACAATGGTGGATACTACATCACAACCAGAGCACAGTTTGACACTCTGCAGAAACTGGTAAAACACTACACAG aACATGCCGATGGTTTATGCCATAAGTTAACAACTGTGTGTCCAACTGTGAAACCCCAGACTCAAGGTCTAGCAAAAGATGCTTGGGAAATCCCGCGAGAATCTTTGCGACTAGAGGTTAAACTAGGACAAGGATGTTTTGGTGAAGTTTGGATGG GAACGTGGAATGGAACCACAAAAGTAGCGATCAAAACACTGAAGCCAGGTACAATGATGCCAGAAGCTTTTCTTCAAGAGGCTCAGATAATGAAAAAACTAAGACATGATAAACTTGTTCCACTATATGCTGTTGTTTCTGAAGAGCCAATTTACATTGTCACTGAGTTTATGTCAAAAG GGAGCTTATTGGATTTCCTGAAGGAGGGAGATGGAAAGTATCTGAAGCTCCCACAGCTGGTTGACATGGCTGCTCAG aTTGCTGATGGTATGGCCTATATTGAAAGAATGAACTATATTCATCGAGATCTTCGGGCTGCTAATATTCTCGTAGGCGAAAACCTTGTGTGCAAAATAGCAGATTTTGGCTTAGCAAGGTTAATTGAAGACAATGAATATACGGCAAGACAAG GTGCAAAGTTTCCAATCAAGTGGACAGCTCCTGAGGCTGCACTGTATGGTCGATTTACAATCAAGTCTGATGTATGGTCATTTGGAATTCTACAGACAGAACTGGTAACAAAGGGCAGAGTGCCATATCCAG GTATGGTGAACCGCGAGGTGCTGGAGCAGGTGGAGCGAGGGTACAGGATGCCATGCCCGCAGGGCTGCCCAGAGTCCCTCCACGAATTGATGAATCTGTGTTGGAAGAAGGACCCTGATGAGAGACCAACATTTGAGTATATCCAGTCCTTCCTGGAAGACTATTTCACTGCTACAGAGCCACAGTACCAGCCAGGAGAAAATTTATAA